A genomic region of Prionailurus bengalensis isolate Pbe53 chromosome D1, Fcat_Pben_1.1_paternal_pri, whole genome shotgun sequence contains the following coding sequences:
- the LOC122482818 gene encoding olfactory receptor 5B2-like has protein sequence MLLQENNTEVTEFILLGLTSDPELLAPLFIMFTLIYLITLVGNLGMMALILLDSRLHTPMYFFLSNLSLVDFGYSTAVTPKVLAGLLIRDKVISYNACAAQMFFFAAFATVESYLLASMAYDRYAAVCKPLHYTTTMTTGVCACLAIGSYVFGFLNASVDVGNTFHLSFCKSNVIHHFFCDIPAVVSLSCSDRHVSELVLVLVASFHIFFGLLVILISYLCIVTTILKMPSIEGYLKAISTCASHFTAVSIFYGTLMFMYSQPTSSHSMDTDKIVSVFYTMVIPMLNPAVYSLRNKEVKNAFKKVVEKANLSLSFTS, from the coding sequence AACAACACAGAAGTGACTGAATTCATCTTGCTGGGACTAACCAGTGACCCAGAACTGCTGGCCCCCCTCTTTATCATGTTCACCCTCATCTACCTCATCACTCTGGTTGGAAACCTGGGGATGATGGCGCTGATTCTCTTGGACTCCCGTCTCCACactcccatgtactttttcctcagTAACCTGTCTCTGGTGGACTTTGGTTACTCTACAGCTGTCACTCCCAAGGTCCTGGCTGGATTACTTATAAGAGACAAGGTCATCTCCTACAATGCGTGTGCTGCTCAGATGTTCTTTTTTGCAGCCTTTGCCACAGTGGAGAGTTACCTCTTGGCCTcaatggcctatgaccgctatgcaGCAGTGTGCAAACCCCTCCATTACACCACCACCATGACGACAGGTGTGTGTGCTTGTTTGGCTATAGGCTcttatgtttttggttttctgaatGCTTCTGTGGATGTTGGAAACACATTCCACCTCTCCTTCTGTAAGTCCAATGTGATCCATCACTTCTTCTGTGATATTCCTGcagttgtctctctctcttgttctgatAGACATGTCAGTGAGCTGGTTCTTGTTTTGGTAGCAAGCTTCCACATCTTTTTTGGTCTTTTGGTTATTTTGATTTCCTACCTGTGCATAGTTACCACCATCTTGAAAATGCCCTCAATAGAGGGATACCTGAAAGCTATATCCACCTGTGCTTCTCACTTCACTGCAGTCTCCATCTTCTATGGGACACTCATGTTTATGTACTCCCAGCCAACCTCCAGCCATTCCATGGACACGGACAAAATTGTGTCTGTGTTCTATACTATGGTCATTCCCATGCTAAATCCTGCGGTGTATAGCCTGAGGAACAAAGAGGTCAAGAATGCTTTCAAGAAGGTTGTTGAGAAGGCAAACCTGTCTCTAAGCTTCACCTCCTAG